Proteins from a single region of Flavobacteriales bacterium:
- a CDS encoding septum formation initiator family protein — protein sequence MKKWFDRIPSWLKNRYLLVGAVFLVWMLFIDTNSWWFHRELNQEIDELEEAMDYYREEIDRDSTLLHELDSSPEALERYARERYRMKKENEDLFIISEPKEEDK from the coding sequence ATGAAGAAGTGGTTCGATCGCATACCATCCTGGCTGAAAAACCGCTACCTTCTGGTAGGAGCGGTTTTTCTGGTCTGGATGCTGTTCATCGACACCAATTCATGGTGGTTTCACCGCGAGCTCAACCAAGAGATCGACGAGCTCGAAGAAGCCATGGACTATTACCGCGAGGAGATCGATCGCGATAGCACGCTTTTACACGAACTCGACAGCAGTCCGGAGGCTTTGGAGCGCTATGCACGAGAGCGCTATCGCATGAAAAAAGAAAACGAAGATTTATTCATCATTTCCGAACCAAAGGAAGAAGACAAATAA
- the scpA gene encoding methylmalonyl-CoA mutase: MKRKEFSEIEYRPGAAKEPIAPQAHEGFAAGLPPYLRGPYTTMYASRPWTIRQYAGFSTAEESNAFYRRNLTAGQKGLSVAFDLATHRGYDSDHDRVVGDVGKAGVAIDSVLDMKILFDKIPLDKMSVSMTMNGAVIPIMAFFIVTAEEQGVSREQLSGTIQNDILKEFMVRNTYIYPPQPSMRIIADIFAYTAEHMPRFNSISISGYHMQEAGATPEIELAYTLADGLEYLRTGLAAGLEIDVFAPRLSFFWAIGMDHFTEIAKMRAARMLWAKLVKRFDPKNTKSMALRTHCQTSGWSLTEQDPYNNVARTAIEAMAAAFGGTQSLHTNALDEAIALPTDFSARIARNTQIYLQEETGITNVVDPWAGSDFVERKAAEIAESAWALIEEVEELGGMAKAIENGLPKMRIEEAAAKKQARIDGGKDILVGVNRYRTNTHNPMDILDVDNSAVRESQIKRLNSMRAERDEKAVQTALKALTECARSGEGNLLDKAVDAARLRASLGEISDAMEEVFGRYTAKIQSISGVYSKEIDQDDRFKNAQKLADDFAEKEGRRPRIMIAKMGQDGHDRGAKVVATSFADLGFDVDVGPLFQTPMEAAKQAVENDVHILGVSSLAAGHKTLVPQVIATLKKLGREDILVIAGGVIPQQDYDYLFKAGVSGVFGPGTVIAEAAADILTKLIETID, from the coding sequence ATGAAGCGTAAGGAGTTCAGCGAGATAGAATATCGACCCGGAGCCGCGAAGGAACCCATCGCGCCGCAGGCGCATGAAGGCTTTGCCGCAGGATTGCCTCCCTATTTGCGCGGCCCGTACACCACTATGTACGCCAGCCGCCCGTGGACCATTCGCCAGTACGCGGGCTTTTCGACCGCCGAAGAGTCCAATGCCTTTTATCGACGCAACCTCACGGCAGGGCAAAAAGGTCTTTCAGTGGCCTTCGACCTGGCCACCCACCGCGGGTACGACAGCGACCACGACCGAGTAGTTGGCGATGTGGGAAAGGCGGGTGTAGCGATCGACAGCGTGCTCGATATGAAGATTCTCTTCGATAAGATCCCGCTCGATAAGATGTCGGTTTCGATGACCATGAACGGTGCGGTAATACCGATCATGGCCTTTTTTATCGTAACGGCCGAGGAGCAAGGTGTATCGCGCGAACAGCTTAGCGGCACTATTCAGAACGACATTTTGAAGGAGTTCATGGTGCGGAATACCTATATATATCCGCCTCAGCCGAGCATGCGTATCATTGCAGATATCTTCGCGTACACGGCGGAGCACATGCCGCGATTCAACAGTATATCGATCTCGGGTTATCACATGCAAGAGGCCGGTGCCACGCCGGAGATCGAGTTGGCTTACACGCTGGCCGACGGACTCGAGTATTTGCGCACGGGACTTGCCGCGGGTTTAGAGATCGATGTCTTTGCGCCTCGGTTGAGCTTTTTCTGGGCCATCGGAATGGACCATTTTACTGAGATAGCCAAAATGCGTGCGGCTCGCATGTTGTGGGCCAAACTCGTGAAACGGTTCGATCCGAAGAACACAAAGTCAATGGCGCTGCGGACTCATTGCCAAACGAGCGGGTGGAGTTTGACCGAGCAAGACCCGTACAATAACGTGGCCCGAACCGCCATTGAGGCCATGGCTGCCGCTTTTGGTGGCACCCAGTCGCTGCACACGAACGCACTCGACGAGGCCATTGCGCTTCCGACCGACTTTAGTGCTCGAATTGCACGGAATACCCAAATTTACCTTCAGGAAGAAACCGGGATCACCAACGTCGTTGACCCTTGGGCCGGAAGCGATTTCGTAGAGCGAAAGGCCGCAGAGATCGCCGAATCGGCTTGGGCGCTGATCGAGGAGGTGGAAGAACTTGGAGGAATGGCCAAGGCCATTGAGAATGGCTTGCCCAAGATGCGCATCGAAGAAGCAGCTGCCAAGAAGCAGGCGCGCATTGACGGCGGTAAGGATATATTGGTAGGAGTGAATCGCTACCGCACCAATACCCATAACCCCATGGATATCTTGGATGTGGACAATTCCGCGGTTCGCGAATCGCAGATCAAGCGATTGAATTCCATGCGCGCCGAGCGCGATGAAAAAGCCGTTCAGACTGCCCTGAAAGCCTTGACGGAATGCGCTCGAAGCGGTGAGGGCAATCTGCTCGACAAGGCCGTCGACGCCGCTCGCTTAAGAGCAAGCCTCGGCGAAATCAGCGATGCCATGGAAGAAGTATTTGGCCGGTATACGGCAAAAATTCAAAGCATAAGCGGCGTGTACAGTAAAGAGATCGATCAAGACGACAGATTCAAGAACGCTCAGAAATTGGCCGATGACTTCGCCGAGAAAGAAGGTCGGCGCCCTCGCATCATGATCGCAAAGATGGGTCAGGACGGGCACGATCGCGGAGCAAAGGTGGTGGCCACGAGTTTTGCCGACCTCGGCTTCGACGTCGATGTTGGACCACTTTTCCAAACCCCAATGGAAGCCGCCAAGCAAGCCGTAGAGAACGACGTACATATTTTGGGTGTGTCGAGTTTAGCGGCCGGACACAAAACCTTGGTGCCTCAAGTGATCGCAACTTTGAAAAAGCTCGGCCGCGAGGATATTCTCGTGATCGCAGGAGGCGTTATTCCACAGCAGGATTACGACTACTTGTTCAAAGCCGGCGTTTCCGGTGTATTTGGTCCCGGTACGGTGATCGCCGAGGCAGCTGCCGATATTCTCACTAAATTGATCGAAACTATCGATTAA
- a CDS encoding zinc ribbon domain-containing protein, whose amino-acid sequence MAKELTHPNYKCPKCNNRKYTSESISTTGSGWSRIFDMQNKKFTAVSCNYCGFTELYKGKHSNLSNIFDFFTS is encoded by the coding sequence ATGGCGAAAGAACTAACGCACCCGAACTACAAATGTCCTAAGTGCAATAACCGCAAGTATACTTCGGAGTCAATAAGCACCACCGGAAGCGGATGGTCACGCATTTTCGACATGCAGAACAAGAAGTTCACCGCTGTCAGTTGTAACTACTGTGGATTCACGGAACTCTACAAGGGCAAGCACAGTAATTTGAGCAACATTTTCGACTTTTTCACGAGCTAA
- the meaB gene encoding methylmalonyl Co-A mutase-associated GTPase MeaB, giving the protein MSGRSDQLPKRKLPSNEAFIEGLLSGDRTLLSRAITLVESTRSDHQEKAQSIIEACLPHSGNSFRVGITGVPGVGKSTFIEALGKSLIDKGHRLAVLAIDPSSSRSRGSILGDKTRMEKLSTDERAFIRPSAAGNSLGGVARKTRESIILCEAAGFDMIFVETVGVGQSETAVHSMVDFFLLLMPAGAGDELQGIKRGIMEMAEGMVINKADGDNLSHARRARADYQRVLHLFSAHPGGWTPQVRHCSSLTGDGIEEFWNEVVMEYQKSCSENGYLRLRRDEQAGYWFREHLEDRLHRTFYEHPAVKAEIGIMEKKVLDSELSPFKAAELLFALVQ; this is encoded by the coding sequence ATGAGCGGCCGATCAGACCAGCTTCCCAAGCGCAAACTACCGAGCAACGAGGCTTTCATTGAAGGCCTCCTCTCGGGCGATCGTACCCTGCTGAGTAGGGCGATAACATTGGTGGAAAGCACCCGTTCGGATCATCAGGAAAAAGCCCAATCCATCATCGAAGCCTGTCTCCCCCACTCCGGAAACAGCTTTAGGGTCGGGATCACGGGTGTACCGGGAGTCGGAAAATCGACCTTTATCGAGGCCCTCGGCAAGAGCCTGATCGACAAGGGGCATCGCCTGGCCGTGTTGGCCATCGACCCGAGTTCGAGCCGCAGTCGAGGAAGTATTCTGGGCGATAAGACCCGCATGGAAAAACTGAGTACCGACGAGCGGGCATTCATACGACCCAGCGCGGCCGGTAATTCGCTCGGAGGGGTTGCACGTAAAACGCGAGAGAGCATCATCCTCTGTGAGGCGGCCGGATTCGACATGATCTTCGTAGAGACCGTCGGAGTAGGCCAAAGCGAAACGGCCGTACACAGCATGGTCGATTTCTTTTTACTGCTGATGCCGGCAGGCGCGGGCGATGAGTTACAAGGGATCAAGCGCGGCATCATGGAAATGGCAGAGGGCATGGTCATCAACAAGGCCGACGGCGACAACTTGAGTCACGCGCGAAGGGCACGGGCCGATTATCAGCGCGTTTTGCACCTCTTTTCGGCGCATCCCGGCGGCTGGACCCCCCAAGTGCGGCATTGTAGCTCATTGACCGGTGATGGAATCGAAGAGTTCTGGAACGAGGTCGTAATGGAATATCAGAAGTCGTGCAGCGAAAATGGCTATTTGCGCCTACGGCGCGATGAACAAGCCGGGTACTGGTTTCGCGAACATCTCGAAGATCGACTCCACCGAACGTTCTACGAGCATCCGGCCGTTAAGGCCGAAATCGGAATTATGGAGAAAAAGGTACTCGACTCCGAACTGAGTCCGTTCAAAGCGGCAGAACTACTCTTCGCCTTGGTCCAATGA
- a CDS encoding pyridoxal phosphate-dependent aminotransferase, which produces MSHPISDRLNRLSESQTIAMARKSRELRSCGIDVISLSLGEPDFNTPDFIKEAAKKAIDDNFSSYTAVAGYQELREAICLKLKRDNGLDYTPDQIVTSTGAKQSLANVLLALIDPGDEVLLLAPYWVSYKEMVKLAEGTPVEVLAGVEQEYKVSAEQIDTAITPKTKMVMFNSPSNPTGSVYSKKEVDAIVKVFEKHPHVYIMSDEIYEHINFTEEGQVSLAAYPSIYDRVITVNGLSKGFAMTGWRFGYIAAAKWIAEACDKMQGQMTSATCSITQKAAETAMRADASVTHEMRDAFKARRDKMIPPFNEIPGFKTPVPKGAFYFFPDVRGVFGKRKGDRVIEDANGLSMYLLDEAHVATVPGEAFGAPGCLRLSYAAAEDVLIEAIQRIKKAIEELS; this is translated from the coding sequence ATGAGCCATCCGATATCAGACCGATTAAACCGACTAAGCGAATCGCAAACCATCGCCATGGCGCGCAAGTCGAGGGAATTGCGCAGTTGTGGTATCGATGTGATCAGTTTGAGTCTGGGAGAACCGGATTTCAACACACCCGATTTCATCAAAGAAGCCGCCAAGAAGGCCATCGACGATAACTTTTCGTCCTACACCGCCGTAGCCGGCTATCAAGAACTTCGCGAAGCCATTTGCCTCAAACTAAAACGCGACAATGGGCTGGATTATACACCCGACCAAATCGTCACCAGCACGGGAGCTAAGCAGAGCTTGGCCAATGTGCTGCTTGCACTCATTGATCCAGGTGATGAAGTACTGCTTTTGGCACCGTATTGGGTGAGCTACAAGGAGATGGTGAAGCTCGCCGAAGGAACTCCGGTTGAAGTACTCGCAGGAGTTGAGCAGGAATACAAGGTGAGCGCAGAGCAAATTGATACGGCTATAACCCCCAAGACCAAAATGGTCATGTTCAATTCACCCAGTAATCCGACCGGATCGGTTTATTCGAAAAAAGAGGTAGACGCCATTGTCAAGGTCTTCGAAAAGCATCCGCACGTGTACATCATGAGCGATGAAATCTACGAACACATCAACTTCACCGAAGAAGGTCAAGTGAGTTTGGCAGCATACCCGAGCATTTACGATCGCGTGATCACGGTAAATGGATTATCGAAGGGATTCGCCATGACCGGATGGCGCTTTGGATACATTGCCGCGGCCAAATGGATCGCTGAAGCCTGCGATAAAATGCAAGGTCAGATGACCAGCGCAACCTGCTCCATTACGCAAAAAGCTGCTGAGACGGCCATGCGTGCCGACGCTTCAGTAACTCATGAAATGCGCGATGCCTTCAAGGCACGGCGCGATAAAATGATACCGCCCTTCAACGAGATCCCCGGTTTCAAAACGCCCGTCCCCAAAGGAGCCTTTTACTTTTTCCCCGATGTTCGAGGAGTGTTCGGCAAAAGAAAAGGCGACCGAGTCATAGAAGACGCCAATGGCCTGAGTATGTACCTGCTCGACGAAGCACATGTAGCAACCGTACCGGGCGAGGCTTTTGGTGCTCCGGGATGTTTGCGACTGAGCTACGCGGCGGCCGAAGACGTTTTGATCGAGGCCATTCAACGCATCAAAAAGGCCATCGAAGAGCTATCCTAA
- a CDS encoding D-glycero-beta-D-manno-heptose-7-phosphate kinase yields MTEKQIKNIIKGFKNQNVLVIGDAMIDSYMWGHIERMSPEAPVPVVSVDSREECLGGAANVALNVQSLGATPFLCSVVGEDIRGDLFVQLMQQRGLNTEGIVPLNDRPTTVKTRIISGDQHVLRVDQESTEDVPVSLVLKRIQKIFKQHDIQVMIFEDYNKGLLTPDLINAVVELAHQHQIPVAVDPKKNNYWAYKNVDLFKPNWKELIEGLEDAHPAAAAAQAEIRKKTISETRMRLSARCVLCTLSEHGVHIQNDSEDLHFPVYKRKIVDVSGAGDSVISTAALVYAQGVGIRDVARFANLAGGLVCEHVGVVPIDRSELREEALRHLT; encoded by the coding sequence ATGACGGAGAAGCAAATAAAAAACATTATAAAAGGCTTTAAGAACCAAAACGTGCTCGTGATCGGCGATGCCATGATCGATTCTTACATGTGGGGACACATCGAGCGCATGTCGCCCGAGGCCCCCGTTCCTGTGGTGTCTGTCGATTCGCGCGAAGAGTGCCTCGGGGGAGCTGCGAATGTGGCTCTCAATGTACAATCGCTCGGTGCCACTCCCTTTTTGTGCAGCGTGGTTGGTGAGGACATTCGAGGCGATCTCTTTGTCCAACTGATGCAGCAACGAGGGCTGAATACGGAAGGAATCGTACCGCTGAACGATCGCCCGACCACGGTAAAGACCCGCATCATCAGCGGCGATCAGCACGTTCTTCGGGTCGATCAGGAGAGCACCGAAGACGTTCCCGTAAGCCTGGTACTCAAACGCATTCAAAAGATCTTTAAGCAGCACGATATCCAAGTCATGATCTTCGAAGACTACAACAAGGGACTCCTGACACCGGACCTCATCAATGCGGTGGTCGAACTGGCACACCAACATCAAATACCGGTGGCCGTGGATCCCAAAAAGAACAATTATTGGGCCTATAAAAACGTCGATCTGTTCAAGCCCAATTGGAAGGAGTTGATCGAAGGACTCGAAGATGCGCATCCGGCCGCAGCGGCAGCGCAGGCCGAAATCAGAAAAAAAACCATTTCAGAAACGCGTATGCGCCTCTCGGCGCGATGTGTTCTGTGCACCCTTTCCGAACACGGCGTTCACATTCAGAACGATAGCGAAGATTTGCACTTTCCGGTGTACAAACGCAAGATCGTGGATGTTTCCGGGGCCGGCGATTCGGTCATCAGTACAGCGGCTCTCGTGTACGCTCAAGGGGTCGGAATCCGCGATGTCGCCCGATTTGCTAACTTAGCGGGTGGACTCGTTTGTGAGCACGTGGGCGTGGTGCCCATCGATCGTTCGGAACTGCGCGAAGAAGCACTTCGACACCTTACCTGA
- a CDS encoding amino acid permease produces MSTILGAILFLRFGYAVGHTGFIGTIAIIVIGHIVTLPTALAVAETATNIKVEGGGAYYIISRSFGLNIGAAIGIALFLSQAISVAFYVIAFVESLEPLANFLSQEYGNTWWIEIMHNKSALGFASMTLPTLLMLTKGANIGIKALYIAVAVLFTSLVMFFAGTTDMPFEEVDFLAKTDNPNAFFYVFTIIFPAFTGIAAGLGLSGDLKDPKKAIPKGTLWATFVGIAIYIAVAFKLVISVPLDDLANDQLIMSQIAIWGPIIPIGLACAAISSALGSIMVAPRTLQALGLDGIFPGNRANRWTAKGKKKDNEPINGSIITCLIAFIFVSVGDINFVAEVISMFFMVTYGAISFLELLLLGKRSSL; encoded by the coding sequence ATATCGACGATTCTCGGAGCCATCCTATTCCTGAGGTTCGGCTATGCCGTAGGTCATACAGGTTTCATCGGGACCATTGCGATCATCGTGATCGGACATATCGTAACCCTCCCTACCGCTTTGGCCGTTGCCGAGACAGCCACCAACATCAAGGTCGAAGGTGGCGGTGCGTACTATATCATTAGTCGAAGCTTCGGACTCAATATCGGTGCCGCGATCGGAATCGCTTTATTTTTGAGTCAGGCCATTAGCGTTGCTTTTTACGTAATTGCCTTCGTAGAATCACTAGAGCCCCTCGCGAATTTCCTATCGCAGGAATACGGCAATACGTGGTGGATCGAAATCATGCACAACAAGTCGGCCCTCGGATTTGCCAGTATGACACTTCCGACCTTGTTGATGCTGACCAAAGGCGCGAATATCGGTATCAAAGCCCTGTATATCGCGGTTGCTGTATTGTTTACTTCATTGGTGATGTTCTTTGCCGGTACTACCGATATGCCCTTCGAAGAAGTCGATTTCCTGGCCAAAACTGATAATCCGAACGCGTTCTTTTACGTATTCACCATCATTTTCCCTGCATTTACGGGGATTGCGGCCGGGCTCGGCCTTTCGGGAGATCTAAAGGATCCCAAGAAAGCCATTCCAAAAGGAACGCTTTGGGCAACATTCGTAGGAATTGCGATCTACATCGCCGTTGCCTTCAAACTGGTGATTTCCGTACCGCTAGATGACTTGGCGAACGATCAACTCATTATGTCGCAAATTGCCATATGGGGACCGATAATACCGATCGGACTGGCTTGTGCGGCTATATCCTCGGCTTTAGGGTCGATCATGGTAGCACCGCGAACTCTTCAGGCCTTGGGCTTGGATGGAATTTTCCCCGGAAACAGGGCCAATCGCTGGACCGCCAAAGGAAAAAAGAAGGATAACGAGCCCATCAACGGCAGCATCATTACCTGCCTGATCGCCTTTATATTTGTGAGCGTGGGCGATATAAATTTCGTGGCCGAGGTGATCTCTATGTTCTTTATGGTGACCTACGGGGCCATCAGCTTTCTCGAGCTTCTTCTCCTTGGTAAACGTTCTTCTCTTTGA
- the ubiE gene encoding bifunctional demethylmenaquinone methyltransferase/2-methoxy-6-polyprenyl-1,4-benzoquinol methylase UbiE, with protein sequence MEKLEQVTPYGATDKSKKEQVAEMFNNISKRYDFLNHFLSLGIDKGWRRNVVKLAKAEQPERILDLATGTADQVIALRATQPTEIVGMDISEGMLAQGRAKVAKKGLEELITLSLGDSENLPFDDDHFDVLTVSFGVRNYENLEKGLAEMLRVTKPGGKVIILEFSQPEKFPMKQLFGFYSKRILPAVGRIVSKDSRAYTYLPDSVEAFPYGTDFTDVLDRLGYRETSVWPQTFGIASIYTGTK encoded by the coding sequence ATGGAGAAGCTCGAACAAGTAACACCGTACGGAGCCACCGACAAGTCGAAAAAGGAGCAAGTCGCCGAGATGTTCAACAACATTTCCAAGCGGTACGATTTCCTGAATCACTTTTTGTCGTTGGGCATCGACAAAGGCTGGCGACGCAATGTCGTAAAGCTCGCAAAAGCCGAGCAACCTGAACGTATTCTGGACCTTGCGACCGGAACGGCCGACCAGGTCATTGCCCTGCGCGCGACTCAACCCACAGAGATCGTGGGAATGGACATCTCGGAAGGAATGCTGGCACAGGGCCGAGCAAAGGTGGCCAAGAAAGGCCTCGAAGAACTCATTACCTTGAGCTTGGGCGATTCAGAGAATCTACCTTTCGACGACGATCACTTTGATGTACTCACCGTGAGTTTCGGCGTGCGCAACTACGAAAACCTGGAAAAAGGACTGGCCGAAATGCTTCGAGTCACCAAACCGGGTGGCAAGGTCATCATTCTGGAGTTTAGCCAACCCGAAAAGTTCCCCATGAAGCAGCTGTTCGGCTTTTACAGCAAACGCATACTTCCGGCCGTAGGCCGCATTGTCAGTAAAGATTCGCGCGCGTACACTTACTTGCCCGACTCGGTCGAGGCATTTCCGTACGGCACCGACTTCACCGATGTACTAGATCGCCTCGGCTACCGCGAAACATCGGTATGGCCACAAACCTTCGGGATCGCGAGTATTTACACAGGCACAAAATAA
- a CDS encoding PorT family protein, with the protein MVLTLAGGWATAQELYNYETRQLRSPKYDFKTIHFGFELGINYYDFHIDPAETLQNIQDNQNTLYSIDCIATPGFTLLLISDLRLTNWLNLRFTPGISYTQRDMVFDVFNDQLGDFYQPKRSVESTFIEFPLYLKVRGKRVGNARPYLMGGAKYMIDMASQELVEDPRLFRIKRFDLAYEFGFGIDIYFDFFKFSPQIKAVTGMRNMVVPDDTIYTEGVVDLTTRCVLISFQFE; encoded by the coding sequence TTGGTTCTCACCCTAGCGGGTGGATGGGCGACTGCGCAGGAATTATACAACTACGAGACCCGCCAGTTGCGCTCTCCGAAATACGACTTCAAGACCATTCACTTCGGTTTCGAGTTAGGCATCAATTATTACGATTTTCACATCGATCCGGCCGAGACCTTGCAGAACATTCAGGACAATCAAAATACACTGTACAGTATTGATTGTATAGCAACACCCGGATTTACCTTGTTACTGATCTCGGACCTTCGGCTGACCAATTGGCTCAATCTGCGTTTTACCCCGGGCATCAGCTATACCCAGCGCGACATGGTCTTTGACGTATTCAACGACCAATTGGGCGATTTTTACCAACCCAAGAGGTCGGTAGAGTCGACCTTCATCGAGTTTCCACTATATCTCAAGGTGCGTGGAAAGCGAGTCGGAAATGCTCGTCCCTATCTTATGGGAGGTGCTAAGTACATGATCGACATGGCGAGTCAGGAATTGGTTGAGGATCCGAGGTTGTTTCGCATTAAGCGTTTCGATCTGGCCTACGAATTCGGTTTTGGGATCGATATCTATTTCGATTTCTTCAAGTTTAGTCCGCAGATCAAAGCCGTTACGGGAATGCGGAATATGGTGGTTCCCGACGACACCATCTATACTGAGGGTGTGGTCGATTTGACCACGCGCTGTGTCCTCATAAGCTTTCAGTTCGAGTAA
- a CDS encoding EamA family transporter: MPLASAVTIQYLSPLFTSIFAIFILKERMASIQWLFFGLSIAGVVVLKRFDPGINLLYMMLGLGSAFFAGLAYNAIRKVRGTDHPVVVVFYFPLIATPIMAVLSIFN; the protein is encoded by the coding sequence ATGCCGTTGGCCTCGGCAGTAACGATTCAGTACTTGTCGCCCCTGTTCACCTCGATCTTCGCCATTTTCATTTTGAAGGAACGCATGGCCAGTATTCAATGGCTGTTCTTCGGCCTGTCGATCGCCGGTGTCGTGGTATTAAAGCGTTTCGACCCCGGAATCAACTTGTTGTACATGATGTTGGGCTTGGGAAGCGCCTTTTTCGCCGGATTGGCCTACAATGCCATTCGCAAGGTTCGAGGGACGGATCATCCCGTTGTGGTGGTGTTTTACTTTCCCTTGATCGCCACGCCCATCATGGCGGTATTGAGCATTTTCAACTGA
- a CDS encoding EamA family transporter produces MTPTGWDWLILLGMGVFTQIGQVNTTKALQADAANKVTSLKYLGAIYALLYGFFIFGETYTRQSIFGIILILSGVLANVLTKKKTV; encoded by the coding sequence GTGACGCCGACTGGCTGGGATTGGCTCATTCTGTTGGGCATGGGAGTCTTTACTCAAATCGGGCAGGTGAATACGACCAAGGCCTTGCAGGCCGATGCTGCGAATAAGGTGACCTCGTTGAAATACCTGGGAGCGATCTACGCTTTGCTCTACGGCTTCTTCATTTTCGGCGAAACCTACACCCGGCAATCCATTTTCGGAATTATCTTGATCTTGTCGGGAGTACTGGCCAACGTCTTGACCAAGAAAAAGACCGTTTAA
- a CDS encoding RNA methyltransferase, translating into MLTRAQKKYLRSLQLKKFRQRFGKFVAETPKVVEELMNSPLRIDEIFALTSYELKKQAATLVSDKDLEMISGLKVPNQVLAVVQIPPQAEIEWNVPMILALDGVRDPGNLGTILRLAEWFGLRQVILSSDCAEPWNPKVVQSAMGSLFRMQLIERAIPDFLDEAKARSFATVGAEMDGAKVAQFTVPDHTVLVMGSESHGLRPDVQTRVSHRVKIPKVDPNAPIDSLNVGVAAGILLSHLTR; encoded by the coding sequence ATGCTCACACGCGCTCAAAAGAAATACCTGCGTTCCCTGCAACTAAAGAAATTCAGGCAGCGGTTCGGAAAATTCGTCGCCGAAACACCCAAGGTCGTGGAAGAGCTAATGAATTCTCCACTTCGGATTGACGAAATCTTTGCTCTCACTAGTTACGAACTCAAAAAGCAGGCCGCAACGCTCGTTTCTGACAAAGACCTCGAAATGATCAGCGGACTCAAAGTGCCGAATCAAGTTCTCGCGGTGGTGCAAATCCCGCCGCAGGCGGAAATCGAATGGAACGTCCCCATGATCCTCGCGCTTGACGGGGTGCGCGATCCGGGAAATCTTGGCACCATTTTACGACTGGCCGAATGGTTTGGTTTGCGACAGGTGATCCTGAGCTCCGATTGTGCTGAGCCGTGGAACCCCAAGGTGGTGCAAAGCGCAATGGGCAGCCTCTTCCGCATGCAACTTATCGAGCGAGCAATACCCGATTTCCTCGATGAAGCCAAGGCTCGTTCTTTTGCGACCGTTGGCGCCGAAATGGACGGCGCAAAAGTGGCGCAGTTCACCGTGCCGGATCACACGGTGTTGGTGATGGGTTCAGAATCTCACGGCCTACGGCCCGATGTGCAAACACGCGTATCGCACCGAGTTAAGATTCCAAAGGTTGATCCGAATGCACCGATCGACAGCCTGAATGTCGGGGTTGCGGCCGGAATCCTGCTCTCGCATTTGACCCGTTAA